A genomic segment from Nicotiana sylvestris chromosome 1, ASM39365v2, whole genome shotgun sequence encodes:
- the LOC104228746 gene encoding uncharacterized protein, which yields MEEKGKVGSERWSAAIGNLSEMASNLDSLQKLLVKKAVYVDEDTFAKASLTSEQARTLKVLEQRVQTLERELDNAISAAAHARTEKRQAEAAQKVAELRAQEITRELENTTRVFELHMEELRAKQEEISKRDKEIKLLEAIIQTLGGKGSHSTHE from the exons atgGAGGAGAAGGGGAAAGTGGGGAGTGAGAGATGGAGCGCTGCGATCGGAAATCTATCGGAGATGGCGTCGAATCTGGATTCTCTCCAAAAGCTACTCGTGAAGAAAGCAGTGTACGTCGACGAAGACACCTTTGCCAAAGCCTCTCTCACCTCCGAACAAGCCCGTACTCTTAAG GTTCTTGAACAAAGAGTTCAGACTTTAGAGCGAGAATTAGATAATGCTATTTCTGCTGCTGCTCATGCACGAACTGAGAAAAGACAGGCTGAGGCAGCTCAGAAGGTTGCTGAACTACGTGCACAAGAGATTACAAGAGAGCTTGAAAATACCACAA GGGTATTTGAGCTGCACATGGAAGAGCTGCGTGCAAAGCAAGAAGAGATATCTAAGCGAGATAAGGAAATCAAACTTCTAGAGGCCATAATTCAGACACTTGGAGGCAAAGGCTCCCATTCTACCCATGAATGA